From a region of the Phaseolus vulgaris cultivar G19833 chromosome 6, P. vulgaris v2.0, whole genome shotgun sequence genome:
- the LOC137833242 gene encoding uncharacterized protein has product MTQVMDMMRTLQENVAASCSEQERMHEALVASQNRNAELNRINEELCKVIQEREERVVGDRSAPPSPPRSFPMPFSQEIMDSVVPANTVAVKASFTGVEDLEAHLTAFHTQMMLSGGSDAVYCKVFMSTLSGTALDWFVSLPTGHITTFQQFSKMFVEQFGAQIVRFPGKDEEMSVHAFKKGVLPGPFSESLIRSHPATFAEIRRRVVAHIAAESEVSEKRGNVAPAKPCAQARVQSQRVMEAAAGKRDQRMRHPYDPKKNKGKGPGRPRETNRPPRYKFVMGLADLITIPNIAARLKVPEKTTEKVLGPKPDAWCEFHKSFGHSINSCLALGHQLAEFVKCGFLKDYLLEKQAGQSTGSQPANQGQ; this is encoded by the exons ATGACGCAGGTGATGGatatgatgaggacgctgcaggagaacgtagCTGCATCATGTTCTGAACAAGAAAGaatgcacgaggcgctggtggcctcgcaaaATAGAAATGCggagctcaacaggatcaacgaagagctgtGTAAAGTTATTCAAGAACGGGAGGAGCGCGTGGTCGGGGACAGATCCGCACCCCCGTCCCCACCGCGTAGctttcccatgccattttctcaagagatcatggactcggtggtcccAGCCAATACTGTGGCGGTGAAGGCGTCTTTCACCGGGGTGGAGGATCTTgaggcccatctcacggcgtttcacactcagatgatgctctcggggGGGTCGGACGCGGTctactgtaaggtgttcatgagcactctcagTGGGACAGCGCTGGATTGGTTCGTCAGTTtacctactggccacattaccacgtttcagcagttttccaagatgtttgttgagca atttGGAGCTCAGATAGTCCGCTTTCCaggtaaagatgaagaaatgtctgtacacgccttcaaaaagggtgtgTTACCTGGGCCCTTTAGCGAGTCGCTTATCAGGAGTCACCCCGCAACGTTcgctgaaatccggcgacgtgtcgtggctcacatcgccgctgaGAGCGAAGTCTCTGAAAAAaggggaaacgtggccccaGCTAAGCCATGCGCCCAAGCAAGGGTCCAGTCgcagagggtaatggaggcggcggcAGGAAAAAGGGACCAAAGGATGCGTCATCCTTATGACCCTAAGAAGAATAAGGGGAAGGGGCCGGGGCGACCTAGAGAGACTAATCGCCCGCCAAGGTATAAGTTCGTGATGGGGTTGGCCGATCTGATCACCATCCCGAACATTGCTGCCAGGCTCAAGGTGCCTGAGAAGACAACGGAGAAGGTTTTGGGACCAAAACCAGATgcgtggtgcgagttccacaagagctttggccactctatcaactcgtgtttggctttgggaCACCAACTCGCCGAGTTTGTCAAGTGTGGATTTTTAAAAGATTACTTGCTGGAGAAACAAGCGGGCCAATCAACAGGTTCCCAACCGGCGAATCAAGGACAGtag